One Populus nigra chromosome 16, ddPopNigr1.1, whole genome shotgun sequence genomic window, ACCGGAAAAACAATCTGGGCGTTATACACcggagcagcagcagcagcagagtGACTAGTGAGTGGCggcttcattttatttttttttttcttttgagaactttgaaggggttttgctttttattattttaaatttaattctttaatggTGATTATTAATAACGTGGATTTAACGCTTAAATTATTTTCaggtaaactatatttttatcctcGTAGATTCATCAATTCTCATTTGTACCCCTTTTAGTTTAACTTTTCTAAAAACTACCCCTATTGTTTCAAAAGATTCAATTTGCTCTTTATTACTCATAACTAACAAAAGATTctactgaataaaaaaataaaaaatgattcatatttttattttattttttcttctcaaatacCCATACATGATCTATTAGATATTCCTTTGCAATTTGTTCACCTTTAATCTAATCAAAGATAAACTATTCATGTCATAATTATAATAGAATCATTTtgcaatttcttcaattttaattcagttaaaaataaatcattcgTATTGTCATTTATTTTCCATCTATCTACAtataataaatcttttataaaattaaagtttaatttttatcaaataaaacaataggATTTGTGGAATTTTGCGtcacattaatttatataataattattaatattttctctTCTGGTAAAGGTGATTCATTAAAGTTTTCATAAAAACATAAGAATTATAAACATTTTTAACTACTTTCTTAATTCTTAATATGCTTATATGAGCTCACATGTATAACTGTTTCGCTgtcttaatcaatttaatttccaTCCAATTCAtgtttaaaatacttttcattaCAACTTATGAACTGTAATAGTGTATGTATTCAAAGCATGTTAgctttatttcaaataaatttactttgtgttttgaaaacaaagcaacctttgattaaatatatctttatctttaaataaaaaaactataatagataatattttttaataaataatagatcATTGAACACATGGATAATCAActagttttattaataaaatggaCAGTTCGTATAATTTATGGTTTTATTGATTATAATGAGAGCAATTttacttgtgtgtgtgtgtataaagtATGTAACAATGCatgatatattataaataatttatcattgaGTATTTTAGAAGGATTGTTAAACATCGGAACCATAGTTTTCAGACCCGGCCTGGTTCAAGGCCTGGGTCCCGGGTTGTGACCGAGTCGttcaggtcaatttttttttaaaaaaattaaaacgacgtcgttttagtaaaaaaaaaaatgtcaacggGTCGCAACCGGATTTTTGATCGAGTCTTGTCGGGTCAACCTGGTCATCTCAGGTTTTTCCTtcccctattttttttcaactgggCCTGACTCCAGCTCCGGGTTGACCAGGTCCCGGGTCAACCCGCCGGGCCGgaccgggtttcaaaactatgatcgGAACATGATAACCATTTATATATTCatcaatatttaaaacattgttattttctgaaatttttgttatattaagtTTAACATATtggtatgttttttaaatataataatatagaatcgatttaagaaataataacatgacatttagaaaaaaaatgaggtacataactttttttttttttttaacgattGTCAAGTTGTCTACCATCAAGGGACTATATTATTGTTTCCAAACTAGAGGGACTGATTaagtattttatgaaaaatatagtgactaaaataaataaattttcctttttataatgCCTAGAGTATACAAGTTTCAATAAACCAGACGGTAAACAAAATCTTGGAGCAGCTTGCTagcataagaaaaataaaatagagaaataaaaagcaaaaatagagaaaaaaacttttaagtACTGGCCATGGAAGCAGCAGCTTCATCATGTTCAATTCTTCATCCCCTTCGTTCATCAAGCAACTATCATAGCAAACACTACACTGAAACCCCACCTagaaacagcagcagcagcagctgctgcAATAATCTCTATCTGGGTCTTCCATTTTCTTCCACTTTCCTAAGAAACTACACTTTCCCAGGAAAATTTGTGCAACAAAATCTGTTCACTACATTTTGCTTAACACCTAGCTCTAGTAAACAAAACCCATCTACAGAATTTGCTGTTCTTCTTGAAGTTGACGGGTATGTATTCTCTCcatctctgtttcttttttttttttcaattgctccATTAGTTatcttctcttcctttattttattattattatttatttaattattcagaaatgaattatcttttcttttttcagggTACTTATAGATGCATACAGGTTAGGAAATCGCCGGGCTTTTAATGTAGGTGCGGCTATTGATTAAATTCTCCAAGTAATTGCATGTGTATGACATAAAATGATCATGTTTTGAAGGAAATATTTGTGATTGTATATGTTTTAGAGTttaaattgttgtttttgttaattttttcatgtgccACCAGCATTTCAAAAGCTTGGACTTGACTGTGCTAATTGGACTCAGCCTATCTATCAAGACCTTGTAaggtgtgtgtgtttttttgttctttctttccaAGCGTTATACTGCTGCTcatatttcttataaaattgcTTTTTAAGTTTTGTGATTGAGTTGGTTTTAATCAAATGCATAGTTTCTTATCATTTGGGATTTGTTTAAGCTATCGTTTTCACTGCTTCTCAGAAAGAGCGATGGTGATGAGGAGAGGAtgctggttttgttttttaaccgGGTCAGTCCCTCTCTAATTTTGGAAAGTAATCAATAAATTATGCCttctatgtgatttttttacatattttactTTTTGGCCTCCTTGCAGATTGGCTGGCCTACTTCATTGCCCACAAGTGAGAAAGGCGCGTTCATAAAAAGTGTACTGCGAGAAAAGGTATCTTTTTGGAATAAACGGTAACATTATACCGAGGTCCATTTTTCTTGGTTGGATGAGGAACTCAGTTCATGTTGTAGTACAAATCTGGTGATCAAATAATGGTTCAAGGGTACACGTtaccaatttgattttatattatacgTGACAGTGAGGAAAGGAGAAGTGGAAGAACTgtgaatgaaatttaattattcaatgCTCAAAGCTATGCAACTTTTCGTTccttttttcaaataaagatGCCTGGAAACCATTGCAAGTTTCTAACATTTTACAAATTGTTGGCAGAAAAATGCATTGGATGAATTTGTGGCATCTAAAAGTTCACTTTTACGTCCTGGAGTTGAAGAGTAAGTTTTCTCATCATAATTCACTGCAAGTAGTGTATTTTCTGTGCCAGTGGAATTGTCATTATGTCAGTTTCCTTTCTCCAACTCTCATGTCTAATCTTTTATCTAGGCAGAGATAAATATCTCCTTTGACACTGTTTTATGTATGTATGAGATATGTTCACTCAAgtttgtttataaaatatttgggtGATTCTCTTCCAACGTCTGAATTTCATTATGTTTGTGACATTTGATGAATCTCTTCTTTCAGCCTTCCAGTTTTTATGAAGAAAGTCTCAATTTTATAATAGATGTTGATGTTCCCTGCATTGTCTTTGGCTATTCGCTGCTGACTGGCCTTGAttgttccttttcctttctacTGTTTTGCTACACTTTTATTTCTAATGTTAAGAACTATTCCTAAATTTTGAGGGAGGTATCTCTACCCTTCCAAGTCAGGTCTGGCAGCGAATCATGAATGTCCGCTTTGATGCTTTCgttcaaactttgattttcaacatctaaaacattttttaatcttGGAATTGTGTGCCAAGGATCTATACCTGtcaattcttataaaaaaaatattattgtttctttttttcaattcactTTTATAAGCTGAGTTGTGTCAGTTTTTGACATCTTCTATTTGCTCTGGATATGCCTTTGAATATTTGTAaatcaacttaattttaaaCCCACAATTGCCAATTTTGGCTTGCAGTTTTATTGATGATGCATCTAATAAAGGAATACCTGTTGTCATCCTAACAGCTTATGGTAAAAGTGTGGAAAAGATTGCCAGGTATGGTATATTTATTACGAAAAGTATTCCAGAATGTAAGTAGGttctataattattaataaatatgctGCCCGGTTGCTATACAAAGGCATGATACTGACATTGTTTCCTCTGTTTAAATACTTAAGTGTATCGTACTTTTATCAATAAACCTTTGAATTATCCATGTGAAGAAAGTCTACTGACATCATCTTAGAGCTGTCTGATATATCCACTAAATGAAGAAATTGACTCTAATTGTTAATGGTTTCAAGCATTGATGCctataaaataatagtaaagccatagttgaaaaaaaatggcGCAAATGGTTGAGTTACCTATTTGAGTATTTCACTGCCCTTCTGATCTTTTTGTCAATGGAATAGCACCTCTCTTATAAGCAGAACTGTAGGCCTCACAGCTTAGAATGTTAAAGGTTTAGATCATGGTGTTCTATTCTATTAAGCATATGCTTGTAGTCTTTATCCTGTTTGGGTGATGGGCGAAATGTTAGAATGAGTCACAGCAAATTATCCTGTCAGGGTAGTGCCCCTTCCAAACTGTATTTTCTTTC contains:
- the LOC133676309 gene encoding CBBY-like protein isoform X1 translates to MEAAASSCSILHPLRSSSNYHSKHYTETPPRNSSSSSCCNNLYLGLPFSSTFLRNYTFPGKFVQQNLFTTFCLTPSSSKQNPSTEFAVLLEVDGVLIDAYRLGNRRAFNVAFQKLGLDCANWTQPIYQDLVRKSDGDEERMLVLFFNRIGWPTSLPTSEKGAFIKSVLREKKNALDEFVASKSSLLRPGVEDFIDDASNKGIPVVILTAYGKSVEKIARSIIDKLGHERISKLKIVGNEEVEKSLYGQLVHHKGILSGTNEELAKEAMKAVSAQKQKIAEEVASMLKLSVSLDSSSSESLQKTVAALRAGAEYAGVSVNNCVLIAGSQSGVAGAEQIGMPCVVLRSSSTSRTQFPSAKATVDGFGGPDLTISKLLDKRWS
- the LOC133676309 gene encoding CBBY-like protein isoform X2, with translation MEAAASSCSILHPLRSSSNYHSKHYTETPPRNSSSSSCCNNLYLGLPFSSTFLRNYTFPGKFVQQNLFTTFCLTPSSSKQNPSTEFAVLLEVDGVLIDAYRLGNRRAFNVAFQKLGLDCANWTQPIYQDLVRKSDGDEERMLVLFFNRIGWPTSLPTSEKGAFIKSVLREKKNALDEFVASKSSLLRPGVEDFIDDASNKGIPVVILTAYGKSVEKIARSIIDKLGHERISKLKIVGNEEVEKSLYGQLVHHKGILSGTNEELAKEAMKAVSAQKQKIAEEVASMLKLSVSLDSSSSESLQKTVAALRAGAEYAGVSVNNCVLIAGSQSGVAGAEQIGMPCVVLRSR